A stretch of the Lolium perenne isolate Kyuss_39 chromosome 3, Kyuss_2.0, whole genome shotgun sequence genome encodes the following:
- the LOC127341562 gene encoding uncharacterized protein isoform X1, whose product MGKRKRSLRPQRMPNKHTQLLKDGEEPQELSGRAPLRPISTSKNRNHRFLSGAQLDSVSSSSPATMAEAAREHVEKILAEAAREHVEKIRRERYYIGRGEQNPLAEDMHQAVNYLSQELYSKDVHFLMELVQNAEDNEYPEGVAPSLEFLVTSNDITGSGASSTLFIFNNERGFSKSNIESICRVGKSTKKGNRDKGYIGEKGIGFKSVFLISSQPHIFSNGYQIKFNENPCAECNIGYIVPEWVESRPSLSDVKQIYGCSKNLPATCIILPLKDEKVTAVKQQLSNLHPEMLLFLSKIRQLSVREDNCNPRASTVSEIAISSEKNYQMRKNMHAESYTLHLSAQEDGNEEECGYYMWRQKFPVKPENRVDKRTEIDEWVITLAFPQGERLSRGKELSPGVYAFLPTEMVTNFPFIIQADFLLASSREAILFDSPWNKGILESVPNAFLNAFVALVKSRADAPAMSLPSMFRFLPVNPSLIPLLEPVRSGIKDKVLLENIVPCESHTSQKIFCKPDSVARLKPTFWDILGKARESGVDLKNLSTHGTYILSSHFDKSTHNSVLAFLGVKSVSSEWYAKCIEGSNLLKEVHEQLYLEIISFVVDNWQNFFCGTNMLSIPLLKYVDRNNAISFWSISRASQSSDRLCLVSEKKCISWLISWNQEFLSSGRFFLPPSTQTALEDFPRKSTIIQWLHSHAKVESTSVYNYGLTVASSLNTDRRPVIALAHFLYHSSQKGHLESYNLAELCRVMPVIDSYGNSVKTRSSILVPAKGSKWIELIGTNPWTNENYIELHADYKSAGCFAGNYTSEGQLLSFIKAQLHASDVPFIHPPNASFPTVSSPLTVGNAILLLEWIQNLKSRRVTLPARFLACVQQGSWLMTSAGYKPPNESFLSNSEWSNLLQDGSSFVDIPMIDQQFYQNKLHEYKEELKAIGVRSEFREASAYIGSRLMSMAANNMLTRENVYALLRLIRFLQQKVLSPSELINHVKDARWMKSTLGYMSPASCIVYDSEWAVASCISNQPFLDVKFYGEDILAYKPELKLLGVVVGFENNYQLVIDNFKFSSAAVTCDATVLILKCIRYVSSCDDFLKKLKELKWLKTSMGFRAPNESFLLEPEWECLLKVFDGIPVVDVGFYESKISSYKEELKKTGLIIRFEEASKAIGNIFKKMVLKSSLTKVTVLALLASYRQLRKQSPIPVELFNGMQNEKWLRTSLGFRSPSDAILYDEEWKSLSPIADLPFINDDDSHDGLSKEIHGYKHELKGLGVTTEVKDGARFVISGLNFPKHPVNISAATVLSLLRSIRSWLACTTKFPKDFGEKISSCRWLRTTLGYKCPDECILFDRKQSYIYKEDGPFIDESFYGSEIASFKDVLAEIGAIVDVRSGHGLIAQHLRNHKDTATISRIYMYLKECNWEPMDKKSDWIWIPNERESGAWVSPLSCVLHDPDNLFSSQLHVLGKYYEGKLLDFFSSALGVRHAPCAEDYCQLWSTWESLSSELSIVDCASFWKYIAKKWSKNTEKLLSGCAKVPVCVDGKIILSQKEDVFIPDDLLLKDLFDKLPQESFFIWYPSCSLPSASRARLNNIYGSIGVGAISKAVEKNNSFTLEDRSCRKVDQRELLSVGLLQIVLAFLADPALDISIEERHRMVSWLLNVVVLETDRPITVGYRVNLSGGRSVDVKASRMLRWERVNAKLYTQRRNGTASCYKEKIEFATNFADEIAQGLLFEMADQITSLAELIKIGSLVDFQEAAVEYLLRSRNLQLFPEDEAFLNAASRGGSKNC is encoded by the exons ATGGGGAAAAGAAAGCGATCTCTGCGGCCGCAAAGGATGCCCAATAAACACACCCAACTCCTTAAAGACGGTGAAGAACCCCAGGAGCTGAGCGGCCGCGCTCCCCTTCGTCCAATTTCCACCTCAAAAAACCGTAACCACCGCTTCCTCTCCGGAGCCCAGTTGGATTCcgtgtcgtcgtcgtcgccggcgacgatggCGGAGGCGGCCCGGGAGCATGTGGAGAAAATCCTGGCGGAGGCGGCCCGGGAGCATGTGGAGAAAATCCGGCGCGAGCGCTACTACATCGGCCGCGGCGAGCAGAACCCGCTGGCGGAGGACATGCACCAGGCGGTGAACTATCTCAGCCAGGAGCTTTACTCCAAAGATGTGCACTTCCTCATGGAGTTAGTCCAG AATGCTGAAGACAATGAGTATCCTGAGGGAGTAGCACCATCTTTGGAGTTCCTTGTTACATCTAATGACATCACAGGATCTGGAGCATCATCAACTTTATTCATTTTTAACAATGAGAGGGGGTTCTCTAAATCAAATATTGAGTCCATTTGTCGTGTGGGGAAGTCAACAAAAAAGGGAAACAGAGACAAGGGTTACATTGGAGAGAAAG GTATTGGATTCAAAAGTGTGTTCCTTATATCGAGCCAGCCCCACATATTCAGTAATGGGTATCAAATCAAGTTTAATGAGAATCCCTGTGCAGAATGTAATATTGGATACATTGTCCCTGAGTGGGTTGAATCCAGACCTAGCCTATCGGATGTCAAACAGATATATGGGTGTTCCAAAAACCTTCCAGCAACCTGTATCATCCTGCCTTTGAAGGATGAGAAGGTTACTGCGGTTAAGCAGCAGCTCTCAAACTTGCATCCTGAAATGCTGTTGTTTCTGTCAAAGATCAGGCAGCTTTCCGTCCGAGAAGATAATTGCAACCCGAGAGCCAGCACTGTTAGTGAGATTGCAATATCCAGCGAAAAGAACTACCAAATGAGAAAGAACATGCATGCAGAGTCTTATACTCTTCATTTATCAGCTCAAGAAGATGGGAACGAAGAAGAATGCGGGTACTACATGTGGAGGCAAAAGTTCCCTGTGAAGCCAGAGAATAGAGTGGACAAACGTACTGAGATTGACGAGTGGGTCATCACTCTAGCCTTCCCACAGGGTGAGCGTCTATCCCGTGGGAAGGAGCTATCTCCTGGTGTATATGCTTTCCTTCCCACGGAAATGGTAACCAACTTTCCCTTCATCATCCAGGCTGACTTCCTCCTTGCATCATCAAGAGAGGCAATACTGTTCGACAGTCCATGGAACAAGGGAATTCTAGAGTCTGTCCCAAATGCTTTCCTGAATGCTTTTGTAGCACTTGTGAAGTCCAGAGCTGATGCACCAGCAATGTCACTTCCATCTATGTTCCGTTTCCTACCGGTCAATCCTTCACTAATCCCATTGCTTGAGCCAGTTAGGTCTGGCATCAAAGACAAGGTTCTTCTTGAGAATATAGTGCCATGTGAGTCTCACACTTCACAAAAGATATTTTGCAAGCCTGACTCGGTTGCTCGGCTCAAACCAACCTTTTGGGATATCCTTGGCAAGGCGCGAGAGTCCGGAGTGGATCTGAAGAATCTGTCCACCCATGGAACCTACATCCTCAGctctcattttgacaagagtacaCACAATAGTGTGCttgcatttctgggtgttaaaagtgTGAGCTCTGAATGGTATGCTAAGTGCATTGAGGGGTCTAATCTTCTCAAGGAGGTACATGAACAACTTTATCTGGAAATCATATCGTTTGTCGTGGATAATTGGCAAAATTTCTTTTGTGGAACAAACATGTTGTCTATTCCCCTGCTGAAGTATGTTGATAGGAACAATGCTATCTCTTTCTGGAGCATATCTAGAGCTAGTCAATCGAGCGATAGATTGTGCCTTGTATCTGAGAAGAAGTGCATATCATGGCTCATCAGCTGGAACCAGGAGTTTCTGTCATCTGGACGTTTTTTTCTGCCTCCCAGCACACAGACAGCTCTAGAAGATTTCCCACGGAAGTCAACAATAATACAATGGCTTCACAGCCATGCAAAAGTGGAGTCTACATCCGTGTACAATTATGGACTTACTGTTGCTAGTTCCTTGAACACTGATAGAAGGCCTGTCATTGCTTTGGCTCACTTTCTGTACCACTCATCTCAAAAGGGTCACCTAGAAAGCTACAATTTAGCTGAACTGTGCCGTGTCATGCCAGTGATTGACAGCTATGGCAATTCCGTCAAGACAAGAAGCAGCATTCTGGTACCTGCGAAGGGTAGCAAATGGATTGAACTGATCGGCACTAACCCATGGACGAATGAGAACTACATTGAACTGCATGCAGATTACAAGTCAGCAGGCTGTTTTGCTGGGAACTACACATCCGAAGGCCAGCTCTTGTCTTTCATCAAGGCACAGTTGCATGCATCAGATGTGCCATTCATACACCCTCCGAACGCAAGTTTCCCTACTGTCTCGTCCCCTCTAACTGTGGGCAATGCGATCTTGCTACTAGAGTGGATACAGAATTTGAAATCGAGAAGAGTAACATTACCGGCTAGGTTCTTGGCTTGTGTACAACAGGGAAGTTGGCTGATGACATCAGCTGGTTACAAGCCACCAAACGAATCATTTCTATCCAACTCTGAGTGGAGTAATCTTCTGCAAGATGGATCTTCCTTTGTTGATATACCAATGATCGATCAACAGTTCTACCAAAACAAACTGCATGAGTACAAAGAGGAACTCAAGGCAATTGGTGTAAGATCTGAGTTTAGGGAGGCGTCAGCTTACATTGGCAGCCGCCTCATGTCAATGGCTGCAAACAACATGCTAACCAGAGAGAACGTATACGCATTGCTTCGGCTGAttcggtttcttcaacagaaggtTCTGTCACCAAGTGAACTGATTAATCATGTCAAAGATGCGCGGTGGATGAAGAGTACTCTCGGCTACATGTCTCCTGCTAGTTGTATTGTCTATGATTCAGAGTGGGCAGTGGCATCTTGTATCAGTAACCAACCATTCCTTGATGTCAAGTTCTATGGTGAGGACATCCTTGCGTATAAACCAGAGCTGAAATTGCTTGGTGTTGtcgttggttttgaaaacaactaCCAGCTTGTAATTGATAATTTCAAGTTCAGTTCTGCTGCTGTTACTTGTGATGCTACTGTACTTATCCTCAAGTGCATCCGGTATGTAAGCTCATGTGATGACTTCCTAAAGAAGCTTAAAGAATTAAAATGGTTGAAGACCAGCATGGGATTCCGAGCTCCCAATGAGTCTTTTCTTCTGGAACCTGAATGGGAGTGCCTTTTAAAGGTCTTTGATGGAATCCCTGTAGTTGATGTTGGATTTTACGAGAGTAAAATCAGTTCGTACAAAGAAGAGTTGAAGAAGACTGGATTGATCATAAGATTTGAGGAGGCATCGAAGGCTATAGGAAATATCTTTAAGAAGATGGTCCTTAAGTCATCACTTACAAAGGTGACTGTCCTAGCTCTACTAGCATCTTATCGCCAGCTGAGAAAGCAAAGCCCTATTCCTGTCGAACTTTTCAATGGCATGCAGAATGAGAAGTGGTTGCGCACATCGTTGGGATTCAGGTCTCCCTCGGATGCGATATTATATGACGAAGAATGGAAATCTCTGTCACCAATAGCAGACTTACCTTTCATAAATGATGATGACTCTCATGATGGCTTAAGCAAGGAAATACATGGTTACAAACATGAGCTGAAGGGGCTAGGTGTTACTACAGAAGTGAAAGATGGTGCTAGGTTTGTCATTAGTGGTCTAAACTTTCCTAAGCATCCTGTGAACATATCCGCAGCCACGGTCTTGTCATTACTTCGGTCTATCCGGAGCTGGTTGGCTTGTACAACAAAGTTTCCTAAGGACTTTGGGGAGAAAATCAGTAGCTGCCGCTGGTTGAGGACAACACTGGGATACAAATGTCCTGATGAATGTATACTCTTTGATCGAAAGCAGTCTTATATCTACAAGGAGGATGGCCCTTTCATCGATGAATCTTTCTATGGTTCAGAAATAGCCTCTTTCAAAGATGTCCTTGCGGAAATTGGAGCAATTGTGGATGTTAGATCTGGACATGGCCTTATTGCTCAGCATCTGAGGAACCACAAAGATACTGCTACTATTTCTCGGATATACATGTACCTTAAGGAGTGCAACTGGGAACCTATGGACAAAAAGAGTGATTGGATTTGGATACCGAATGAAAGGGAAAGTGGGGCCTGGGTGAGCCCGCTAAGCTGTGTTCTTCATGATCCGGACAATCTTTTCAGCAGCCAACTGCATGTCTTGGGAAAATACTATGAAGGGAAGCTGCTCGACTTCTTTTCATCTGCTCTTGGTGTAAGACATGCTCCGTGTGCGGAAGACTACTGCCAGCTATGGAGCACATGGGAGAGCTTGTCCAGTGAGCTATCGATAGTCGACTGTGCTTCTTTCTGGAAGTACATTGCAAAGAAGTGGAGCAAGAACACGGAGAAACTTCTTTCAGGTTGTGCCAAGGTTCCAGTTTGTGTGGATGGAAAGATAATTTTATCACAGAAGGAGGACGTGTTTATTCCTGATGATCTACTTCTCAAGGATTTGTTTGACAAGCTCCCTCAGGAATCGTTTTTTATCTGGTATCCTTCTTGCAGCCTTCCTTCTGCCTCTCGAGCAAGGCTTAACAACATCTATGGTAGTATCGGAGTCGGGGCAATATCAAAAGCCGTTGAGAAGAACAATTCTTTCACCTTGGAGGATAGAAGTTGTAGAAAAGTTGATCAGCGTGAGTTGCTCAGTgttggtttgcttcaaatagTTCTCGCTTTCCTTGCTGATCCCGCTCTTGACATTTCTATCGAAGAGCGTCACAGGATGGTTTCTTGGCTGTTAAATGTGGTTGTCCTAGA
- the LOC127341562 gene encoding uncharacterized protein isoform X2, which produces MGKRKRSLRPQRMPNKHTQLLKDGEEPQELSGRAPLRPISTSKNRNHRFLSGAQLDSVSSSSPATMAEAAREHVEKIRRERYYIGRGEQNPLAEDMHQAVNYLSQELYSKDVHFLMELVQNAEDNEYPEGVAPSLEFLVTSNDITGSGASSTLFIFNNERGFSKSNIESICRVGKSTKKGNRDKGYIGEKGIGFKSVFLISSQPHIFSNGYQIKFNENPCAECNIGYIVPEWVESRPSLSDVKQIYGCSKNLPATCIILPLKDEKVTAVKQQLSNLHPEMLLFLSKIRQLSVREDNCNPRASTVSEIAISSEKNYQMRKNMHAESYTLHLSAQEDGNEEECGYYMWRQKFPVKPENRVDKRTEIDEWVITLAFPQGERLSRGKELSPGVYAFLPTEMVTNFPFIIQADFLLASSREAILFDSPWNKGILESVPNAFLNAFVALVKSRADAPAMSLPSMFRFLPVNPSLIPLLEPVRSGIKDKVLLENIVPCESHTSQKIFCKPDSVARLKPTFWDILGKARESGVDLKNLSTHGTYILSSHFDKSTHNSVLAFLGVKSVSSEWYAKCIEGSNLLKEVHEQLYLEIISFVVDNWQNFFCGTNMLSIPLLKYVDRNNAISFWSISRASQSSDRLCLVSEKKCISWLISWNQEFLSSGRFFLPPSTQTALEDFPRKSTIIQWLHSHAKVESTSVYNYGLTVASSLNTDRRPVIALAHFLYHSSQKGHLESYNLAELCRVMPVIDSYGNSVKTRSSILVPAKGSKWIELIGTNPWTNENYIELHADYKSAGCFAGNYTSEGQLLSFIKAQLHASDVPFIHPPNASFPTVSSPLTVGNAILLLEWIQNLKSRRVTLPARFLACVQQGSWLMTSAGYKPPNESFLSNSEWSNLLQDGSSFVDIPMIDQQFYQNKLHEYKEELKAIGVRSEFREASAYIGSRLMSMAANNMLTRENVYALLRLIRFLQQKVLSPSELINHVKDARWMKSTLGYMSPASCIVYDSEWAVASCISNQPFLDVKFYGEDILAYKPELKLLGVVVGFENNYQLVIDNFKFSSAAVTCDATVLILKCIRYVSSCDDFLKKLKELKWLKTSMGFRAPNESFLLEPEWECLLKVFDGIPVVDVGFYESKISSYKEELKKTGLIIRFEEASKAIGNIFKKMVLKSSLTKVTVLALLASYRQLRKQSPIPVELFNGMQNEKWLRTSLGFRSPSDAILYDEEWKSLSPIADLPFINDDDSHDGLSKEIHGYKHELKGLGVTTEVKDGARFVISGLNFPKHPVNISAATVLSLLRSIRSWLACTTKFPKDFGEKISSCRWLRTTLGYKCPDECILFDRKQSYIYKEDGPFIDESFYGSEIASFKDVLAEIGAIVDVRSGHGLIAQHLRNHKDTATISRIYMYLKECNWEPMDKKSDWIWIPNERESGAWVSPLSCVLHDPDNLFSSQLHVLGKYYEGKLLDFFSSALGVRHAPCAEDYCQLWSTWESLSSELSIVDCASFWKYIAKKWSKNTEKLLSGCAKVPVCVDGKIILSQKEDVFIPDDLLLKDLFDKLPQESFFIWYPSCSLPSASRARLNNIYGSIGVGAISKAVEKNNSFTLEDRSCRKVDQRELLSVGLLQIVLAFLADPALDISIEERHRMVSWLLNVVVLETDRPITVGYRVNLSGGRSVDVKASRMLRWERVNAKLYTQRRNGTASCYKEKIEFATNFADEIAQGLLFEMADQITSLAELIKIGSLVDFQEAAVEYLLRSRNLQLFPEDEAFLNAASRGGSKNC; this is translated from the exons ATGGGGAAAAGAAAGCGATCTCTGCGGCCGCAAAGGATGCCCAATAAACACACCCAACTCCTTAAAGACGGTGAAGAACCCCAGGAGCTGAGCGGCCGCGCTCCCCTTCGTCCAATTTCCACCTCAAAAAACCGTAACCACCGCTTCCTCTCCGGAGCCCAGTTGGATTCcgtgtcgtcgtcgtcgccggcgacgatggCGGAG GCGGCCCGGGAGCATGTGGAGAAAATCCGGCGCGAGCGCTACTACATCGGCCGCGGCGAGCAGAACCCGCTGGCGGAGGACATGCACCAGGCGGTGAACTATCTCAGCCAGGAGCTTTACTCCAAAGATGTGCACTTCCTCATGGAGTTAGTCCAG AATGCTGAAGACAATGAGTATCCTGAGGGAGTAGCACCATCTTTGGAGTTCCTTGTTACATCTAATGACATCACAGGATCTGGAGCATCATCAACTTTATTCATTTTTAACAATGAGAGGGGGTTCTCTAAATCAAATATTGAGTCCATTTGTCGTGTGGGGAAGTCAACAAAAAAGGGAAACAGAGACAAGGGTTACATTGGAGAGAAAG GTATTGGATTCAAAAGTGTGTTCCTTATATCGAGCCAGCCCCACATATTCAGTAATGGGTATCAAATCAAGTTTAATGAGAATCCCTGTGCAGAATGTAATATTGGATACATTGTCCCTGAGTGGGTTGAATCCAGACCTAGCCTATCGGATGTCAAACAGATATATGGGTGTTCCAAAAACCTTCCAGCAACCTGTATCATCCTGCCTTTGAAGGATGAGAAGGTTACTGCGGTTAAGCAGCAGCTCTCAAACTTGCATCCTGAAATGCTGTTGTTTCTGTCAAAGATCAGGCAGCTTTCCGTCCGAGAAGATAATTGCAACCCGAGAGCCAGCACTGTTAGTGAGATTGCAATATCCAGCGAAAAGAACTACCAAATGAGAAAGAACATGCATGCAGAGTCTTATACTCTTCATTTATCAGCTCAAGAAGATGGGAACGAAGAAGAATGCGGGTACTACATGTGGAGGCAAAAGTTCCCTGTGAAGCCAGAGAATAGAGTGGACAAACGTACTGAGATTGACGAGTGGGTCATCACTCTAGCCTTCCCACAGGGTGAGCGTCTATCCCGTGGGAAGGAGCTATCTCCTGGTGTATATGCTTTCCTTCCCACGGAAATGGTAACCAACTTTCCCTTCATCATCCAGGCTGACTTCCTCCTTGCATCATCAAGAGAGGCAATACTGTTCGACAGTCCATGGAACAAGGGAATTCTAGAGTCTGTCCCAAATGCTTTCCTGAATGCTTTTGTAGCACTTGTGAAGTCCAGAGCTGATGCACCAGCAATGTCACTTCCATCTATGTTCCGTTTCCTACCGGTCAATCCTTCACTAATCCCATTGCTTGAGCCAGTTAGGTCTGGCATCAAAGACAAGGTTCTTCTTGAGAATATAGTGCCATGTGAGTCTCACACTTCACAAAAGATATTTTGCAAGCCTGACTCGGTTGCTCGGCTCAAACCAACCTTTTGGGATATCCTTGGCAAGGCGCGAGAGTCCGGAGTGGATCTGAAGAATCTGTCCACCCATGGAACCTACATCCTCAGctctcattttgacaagagtacaCACAATAGTGTGCttgcatttctgggtgttaaaagtgTGAGCTCTGAATGGTATGCTAAGTGCATTGAGGGGTCTAATCTTCTCAAGGAGGTACATGAACAACTTTATCTGGAAATCATATCGTTTGTCGTGGATAATTGGCAAAATTTCTTTTGTGGAACAAACATGTTGTCTATTCCCCTGCTGAAGTATGTTGATAGGAACAATGCTATCTCTTTCTGGAGCATATCTAGAGCTAGTCAATCGAGCGATAGATTGTGCCTTGTATCTGAGAAGAAGTGCATATCATGGCTCATCAGCTGGAACCAGGAGTTTCTGTCATCTGGACGTTTTTTTCTGCCTCCCAGCACACAGACAGCTCTAGAAGATTTCCCACGGAAGTCAACAATAATACAATGGCTTCACAGCCATGCAAAAGTGGAGTCTACATCCGTGTACAATTATGGACTTACTGTTGCTAGTTCCTTGAACACTGATAGAAGGCCTGTCATTGCTTTGGCTCACTTTCTGTACCACTCATCTCAAAAGGGTCACCTAGAAAGCTACAATTTAGCTGAACTGTGCCGTGTCATGCCAGTGATTGACAGCTATGGCAATTCCGTCAAGACAAGAAGCAGCATTCTGGTACCTGCGAAGGGTAGCAAATGGATTGAACTGATCGGCACTAACCCATGGACGAATGAGAACTACATTGAACTGCATGCAGATTACAAGTCAGCAGGCTGTTTTGCTGGGAACTACACATCCGAAGGCCAGCTCTTGTCTTTCATCAAGGCACAGTTGCATGCATCAGATGTGCCATTCATACACCCTCCGAACGCAAGTTTCCCTACTGTCTCGTCCCCTCTAACTGTGGGCAATGCGATCTTGCTACTAGAGTGGATACAGAATTTGAAATCGAGAAGAGTAACATTACCGGCTAGGTTCTTGGCTTGTGTACAACAGGGAAGTTGGCTGATGACATCAGCTGGTTACAAGCCACCAAACGAATCATTTCTATCCAACTCTGAGTGGAGTAATCTTCTGCAAGATGGATCTTCCTTTGTTGATATACCAATGATCGATCAACAGTTCTACCAAAACAAACTGCATGAGTACAAAGAGGAACTCAAGGCAATTGGTGTAAGATCTGAGTTTAGGGAGGCGTCAGCTTACATTGGCAGCCGCCTCATGTCAATGGCTGCAAACAACATGCTAACCAGAGAGAACGTATACGCATTGCTTCGGCTGAttcggtttcttcaacagaaggtTCTGTCACCAAGTGAACTGATTAATCATGTCAAAGATGCGCGGTGGATGAAGAGTACTCTCGGCTACATGTCTCCTGCTAGTTGTATTGTCTATGATTCAGAGTGGGCAGTGGCATCTTGTATCAGTAACCAACCATTCCTTGATGTCAAGTTCTATGGTGAGGACATCCTTGCGTATAAACCAGAGCTGAAATTGCTTGGTGTTGtcgttggttttgaaaacaactaCCAGCTTGTAATTGATAATTTCAAGTTCAGTTCTGCTGCTGTTACTTGTGATGCTACTGTACTTATCCTCAAGTGCATCCGGTATGTAAGCTCATGTGATGACTTCCTAAAGAAGCTTAAAGAATTAAAATGGTTGAAGACCAGCATGGGATTCCGAGCTCCCAATGAGTCTTTTCTTCTGGAACCTGAATGGGAGTGCCTTTTAAAGGTCTTTGATGGAATCCCTGTAGTTGATGTTGGATTTTACGAGAGTAAAATCAGTTCGTACAAAGAAGAGTTGAAGAAGACTGGATTGATCATAAGATTTGAGGAGGCATCGAAGGCTATAGGAAATATCTTTAAGAAGATGGTCCTTAAGTCATCACTTACAAAGGTGACTGTCCTAGCTCTACTAGCATCTTATCGCCAGCTGAGAAAGCAAAGCCCTATTCCTGTCGAACTTTTCAATGGCATGCAGAATGAGAAGTGGTTGCGCACATCGTTGGGATTCAGGTCTCCCTCGGATGCGATATTATATGACGAAGAATGGAAATCTCTGTCACCAATAGCAGACTTACCTTTCATAAATGATGATGACTCTCATGATGGCTTAAGCAAGGAAATACATGGTTACAAACATGAGCTGAAGGGGCTAGGTGTTACTACAGAAGTGAAAGATGGTGCTAGGTTTGTCATTAGTGGTCTAAACTTTCCTAAGCATCCTGTGAACATATCCGCAGCCACGGTCTTGTCATTACTTCGGTCTATCCGGAGCTGGTTGGCTTGTACAACAAAGTTTCCTAAGGACTTTGGGGAGAAAATCAGTAGCTGCCGCTGGTTGAGGACAACACTGGGATACAAATGTCCTGATGAATGTATACTCTTTGATCGAAAGCAGTCTTATATCTACAAGGAGGATGGCCCTTTCATCGATGAATCTTTCTATGGTTCAGAAATAGCCTCTTTCAAAGATGTCCTTGCGGAAATTGGAGCAATTGTGGATGTTAGATCTGGACATGGCCTTATTGCTCAGCATCTGAGGAACCACAAAGATACTGCTACTATTTCTCGGATATACATGTACCTTAAGGAGTGCAACTGGGAACCTATGGACAAAAAGAGTGATTGGATTTGGATACCGAATGAAAGGGAAAGTGGGGCCTGGGTGAGCCCGCTAAGCTGTGTTCTTCATGATCCGGACAATCTTTTCAGCAGCCAACTGCATGTCTTGGGAAAATACTATGAAGGGAAGCTGCTCGACTTCTTTTCATCTGCTCTTGGTGTAAGACATGCTCCGTGTGCGGAAGACTACTGCCAGCTATGGAGCACATGGGAGAGCTTGTCCAGTGAGCTATCGATAGTCGACTGTGCTTCTTTCTGGAAGTACATTGCAAAGAAGTGGAGCAAGAACACGGAGAAACTTCTTTCAGGTTGTGCCAAGGTTCCAGTTTGTGTGGATGGAAAGATAATTTTATCACAGAAGGAGGACGTGTTTATTCCTGATGATCTACTTCTCAAGGATTTGTTTGACAAGCTCCCTCAGGAATCGTTTTTTATCTGGTATCCTTCTTGCAGCCTTCCTTCTGCCTCTCGAGCAAGGCTTAACAACATCTATGGTAGTATCGGAGTCGGGGCAATATCAAAAGCCGTTGAGAAGAACAATTCTTTCACCTTGGAGGATAGAAGTTGTAGAAAAGTTGATCAGCGTGAGTTGCTCAGTgttggtttgcttcaaatagTTCTCGCTTTCCTTGCTGATCCCGCTCTTGACATTTCTATCGAAGAGCGTCACAGGATGGTTTCTTGGCTGTTAAATGTGGTTGTCCTAGA